GATTTCGCATCTGTGGCTACCGGCGGACCGGCGCCGGCTGATCGACGTTCTGCCCGGCATCTGCCTGACATTGCTGCTCTGGCTGCTGGGTGCGCTGGCCTTTGCCGCCTATCTCGCCACCTTTGCCAATTATGCCGCCACCTATGCCGGTCTGGCCTCGGTTATGGTGGTGATCATATTTCTCTACATGCTGGGCGTGCTGTTTCTGATCGGGGCGGAATTCAATGCGGCACTGATGAAATTTTCCAGGCCGCGCACGCGATCACGGCGAATGTCAGATCCCAATCCCCACCAGCCTACGGATGTCGAGGGGTGATAGGCCCTCTGCGCGCGCATGCCGGAGCCCTGCCGATTGCAGGCTTTTCGATAGTTTGCGCCCATCCTCGCCCATCATCAGCCGATGGTGCGTATAGGCCGGTGCGGGCAGGTCAAGCAGGCTCTGCAACAGGCGGTGGACGGCGGTGGCCTGGTAGAGATCCTCGCCGCGCACCACATGGGTCACGCCCTGAAGGGCGTCATCGACCACCACCGACAGATGATAGCTGGACGGCGCATCCCAGCGCCAGAGAATGACATCGCCCCAGGTGGCCGGATCGGCTGTGATCATCTGTACCGTGTTGCCATGTCTTTCCTCCCAATGCAGGTCGGCGCCAATCATGGACAGTGCTTTGCCGGTATCCAGACGCATGCTGTGGCGCTCACCCCGGTCGATCCGTTGCTGCGCCAAATGCCGGTCCATCTGCCGGTCGCTCGCTGGATAATGCCAGGCACCATCCGGATCGCGCGGCCAGACCTTGCCTTGCGCCTCTGCCGTCTGCGCCTGCTGCTTGATCTCGGCGCGGCTGAGAAAGGCCGGATAGACCAGATCCATAGCCTGAAGCTTTGCCAAGGCAGAACGATAGGCATCGATATGCTCTGACTGGCGGCGCACC
This region of Agrobacterium vitis genomic DNA includes:
- the gluQRS gene encoding tRNA glutamyl-Q(34) synthetase GluQRS encodes the protein MSDHHHPLPVSQKPVLRFAPSPNGYLHLGHALSALINADMAEATGGRLLLRIEDIDIDRCTPAFEAAIYEDLAWLGVTWEDQVRRQSEHIDAYRSALAKLQAMDLVYPAFLSRAEIKQQAQTAEAQGKVWPRDPDGAWHYPASDRQMDRHLAQQRIDRGERHSMRLDTGKALSMIGADLHWEERHGNTVQMITADPATWGDVILWRWDAPSSYHLSVVVDDALQGVTHVVRGEDLYQATAVHRLLQSLLDLPAPAYTHHRLMMGEDGRKLSKSLQSAGLRHARAEGLSPLDIRRLVGIGI